AAAATGAGTGATGCCTTATTATACTATGTGAGAAGCAATTTTTGTCTATTTTTGCAAAGTTATGCAAGAATTAAAACTTTCAGATTGGTTACCTACCACAAACAAAGAGGTTAAAATACGCGGTTGGGATGCGCTAGATGTTATTCTATTTAGTGGTGATGCATATGTAGACCATCCGTCGTTTGGACCAGCAGTTATTGGTCGTATTTTAGAAAGTTATGGTTTGCGTGTGGCTATTGTGCCGCAGCCAAATGTAAATGATAATCTTCAGGATTTTGTAAAAATGGGTGCTCCAAAGTTGTTTTTTGGAGTTACAGGTGGTTGTATGGATCCTATGATTAGCAATTATAATGCTAATAAAAAGAAACGTGATAAGGATGCATATACACCCAATGGAGATATTGGTTTCCGCCCCGATTATGCGACTACAGTTTATTCTAAAATTTTAAAGGAAAAATGGCCAGATGTTCCTGTGCTAATTGGTGGTATTGAAGCCTCTTTACGCCGTGTAACGCATTACGATTATTGGAGTGACAAATTACTGCCAACTATTTTAGAAAGTTCTAAAGCTGATATGTTGGTGTATGGTATGGGTGAGCAACCTTTACGAGAGGTGGTGCGTTTGTTACAAAAAGGTGTTCCTTTTTCTAGTATTACTACAATAAAACAAACAGCTGTTTTGCTGGATTCTGATACGAAAATACCAAAGAATAGTAATTGGGAAGATGTTGAAATTGTATCGCACGAAATATGTTTAAAAGATAAAAAGGCCTATGCGTCAAACTTTAAAACCATAGAGCAGGAGAGTAATAAATTGGCTGCACGACGTATTTTTCAGAAGGTTGGTGATAAGACTTTGATGATTAATCCGCCATATCCAACCATGACAGAAGACGAAATTGATGCGTCTTTCGAGTTGCCTTATACGCGATTACCGCACCCTAAATACAATAAGCGCGGACCAATTCCTGCGTATGAAATGATTAAGTTTTCTATTAATATCCATCGTGGGTGTTTTGGAGGTTGTAGTTTCTGTACTATTTCTGCACACCAAGGAAAGTTTATTGCGTCTCGTAGTCAGGAATCTGTTTTAAAAGAGGTTGATAT
The nucleotide sequence above comes from Flavobacteriaceae bacterium HL-DH10. Encoded proteins:
- a CDS encoding YgiQ family radical SAM protein; translated protein: MQELKLSDWLPTTNKEVKIRGWDALDVILFSGDAYVDHPSFGPAVIGRILESYGLRVAIVPQPNVNDNLQDFVKMGAPKLFFGVTGGCMDPMISNYNANKKKRDKDAYTPNGDIGFRPDYATTVYSKILKEKWPDVPVLIGGIEASLRRVTHYDYWSDKLLPTILESSKADMLVYGMGEQPLREVVRLLQKGVPFSSITTIKQTAVLLDSDTKIPKNSNWEDVEIVSHEICLKDKKAYASNFKTIEQESNKLAARRIFQKVGDKTLMINPPYPTMTEDEIDASFELPYTRLPHPKYNKRGPIPAYEMIKFSINIHRGCFGGCSFCTISAHQGKFIASRSQESVLKEVDIVANMPDFKGYLSDIGGPSANMYKMKGKIQSICDKCVAPSCISPVICSNLDTSHKPLTELYQAVDKHPKIKKSFIGSGIRHDMLVPEFNKNADPKELDAYTEEVMTKHISGRLKVAPEHTSDPVLKLMRKPSFTYFHKFKERFDKINIKKGLKLQLIPYFISNHPACEVEDMANLAAETKDMGFQLEQVQGFTPTPMTVATVIYYSGYHPYTLKKVNTPITRKEKDEQHRFFFWYKDENKAWIKNTLNKLGRQDLLKVLLPEKTEKWRKNTPSGDAKHTFDDAIPFNQRKNKTKFKSKKKRR